Below is a window of Longimicrobiaceae bacterium DNA.
ACCCCATCCCGATGAACGAGCGGAACACCCGGTTCATCCCGACCATCTCCCGCAGCTCGGCGAGCATCTCGTACTCGCTCCGCTCCGGGCCCAGCGCCAGCGGGCGGCGGAGGCGGATGGACGCGGGGACGGTGGCGTCGACCAGCGCGTCGAGAGAGTCGTACCCGAGCGCGCCGAGCATCTGCCGGACCTCCGCCTCGTCGGGCCCGATGTGGCGGTGGACGAAGGTGTCCGTGTGCCGGAGCAGGTTCCTGTTCTTGGTGGTCATGCCGGGTCGTGGATATGCGCAGCCGCGGGACGGGGATCCGCCCGCGCGAACGGTTACGGTGTGCCGGAAGGCGCGCGAAACTTACCGAAGGGAGCACGGGTCCGCAAACTCCGGCTCCTGCTACACCGAGCTCCCCCGCGCGTTCGGCCGACGCGGGGCGGAAGACCCCGTCCGGCAATGACTTGGGCGCCGCCCCGTTCCGCCGCCCGGACCGCGCCGTGACCCGGCACCCGCGCCGGGCGTCACTCGTCTGGACATCGTCACAGACAGGCCGGTGGACGTCCGGGAATCCGGATCGGCTCGCCGTGCTCACGCCCGAACCCGCGAGGCTTCCATGCGTCTGCCCCGTTCCCTGCACGGCCTCCTCGTCCTGCCGCTGCTCGCAGCATGCGAGTCCCCCTCCGAGCCCGGACCGATGAAGGAGCTGCCGCGCCCGCTGACCTCCGCGGAGGCAGCGGTCGTCTCGGCCGGCAACGGCTTCGCCTTCGACCTGCTCCGGGAGGTCAGCCGCCGCAAGCCGGGGGAGAACGTCTTCGTCTCCCCGCTCAGCGCCTCCCTCGCGCTCGGGATGACGAGCAACGGGGCCCGCGGCCGGACGCGGGACGAGATGGTCGCCACGCTGGGCTTCGGCGCGCTCCCGCAGGCGGAGGTCAACGGTGCCTACCGGGGGCTGATCGACCTGCTGCGCGGGCTGGACGGCAGAGTCCAGATGCACATCGCCAACTCCGTCTGGTACCGGCAGGACTACCCCTTCGAGCAGGCGTTCCTCGCGGACGCCCGCCGCTACTACGACGCGGAGGTGGCGGCGCTGGACTTCTCCAGCCCCTCGGCGGCGCGGACGATCAACAACTGGGTGTCCGGCGCCACGCGCGGGCGGATCACCACCATCATGGAGGGCGCCCGCCCCGACGACGTGATGCACCTGGTGAACGCGCTGTACTTCAAGGGGACCTGGCAGACGCAGTTCGACCGGGCGAAGACCACGACCGAGCCGTTCCACGCGGCGGACGGGACCGCGCGCCCGGTGCCGATGATGCGGCGCGAAGGGAAGATCCAGTACGCCGCCGGGCCGGAGTACCAGGCGGTGGAGCTCCCCTACGCCCGGGGCGCCTTCGTGATGACGCTGGTGCTCCCGGCTCCCGGGCGCTCCGTGGACGGGCTCGTCGCCTCGCTCGACGCGGCGGGATGGGAAGCCCTCACCGGTCGGCTGGTGGAGACCTCCGGGTTCACCGTGGGGCTCCCCCGCTTCCGGCTGGAGCACTCGCACGAGCTGAACGCGACCCTCCAGGCGCTGGGGATGCGGGCCGCGTTCACCCCCGGCGGAGCGGACTTCACCGGGCTTTCGCCCCTCGGGCGTGACCTGTTCATCACCCAGGTGCTGCAGAAGACCTTCGTGGAGGTGAACGAGGAGGGGACGGAGGCCGCGGCCGCGACGCGCGTCTCGATCGGCCCCACCTCCGCGCCGCCCTCGGTGGTCTTCAACCGCCCCTTCGTGTTCGCCATCCGGGAGCGGTTCTCGGGAACGATCCTGTTCGT
It encodes the following:
- a CDS encoding serpin family protein — its product is MKELPRPLTSAEAAVVSAGNGFAFDLLREVSRRKPGENVFVSPLSASLALGMTSNGARGRTRDEMVATLGFGALPQAEVNGAYRGLIDLLRGLDGRVQMHIANSVWYRQDYPFEQAFLADARRYYDAEVAALDFSSPSAARTINNWVSGATRGRITTIMEGARPDDVMHLVNALYFKGTWQTQFDRAKTTTEPFHAADGTARPVPMMRREGKIQYAAGPEYQAVELPYARGAFVMTLVLPAPGRSVDGLVASLDAAGWEALTGRLVETSGFTVGLPRFRLEHSHELNATLQALGMRAAFTPGGADFTGLSPLGRDLFITQVLQKTFVEVNEEGTEAAAATRVSIGPTSAPPSVVFNRPFVFAIRERFSGTILFVGKMAAPPAS